One window of Pseudocalidococcus azoricus BACA0444 genomic DNA carries:
- a CDS encoding alkaline phosphatase PhoX, with the protein MSLSRRHLLTLGALSTGAALFPQGLRKLYARAEAGQTVQGTGFGPLIKDPQGILDLPAGFQYRVFSKLGQRMSDGNPVPSLHDGMAAFPGPNGTTILIRNHEVYPGLPSAYQAVLAPNPLKYDSLCPGGTTTLVVSPQRELVKDFVSLAGTYRNCAGGTTPWGSWISCEENTATPATPGQHGPVNKPHGYNFEVPISATGPVQPIPLKAMGRFQHEAIAVDPKTNIIYQTEDRGDSLFYRFIPKQVGNLQAGGELQALRIKGYPKSNTRDGFPQQRFFEVDWVTISDPDPQVDSVRHQGFDLGAAQFTRGEGICYSNGEIFFTATSGGDKRLGQIWRYRPGATTDQGGSLELFVESPGKDVLDYPDNLIMAPFGDLIVCEDGQDSTNRLVGITPQGKIYPFAHNALNSQELAGVCFSADGQTMFVNIYHPSMTLAIWGPWSSRG; encoded by the coding sequence ATGAGTTTATCTCGCCGTCATCTCCTCACCTTGGGTGCGCTTTCAACTGGAGCCGCCCTATTTCCCCAGGGGTTAAGAAAACTTTATGCCAGGGCGGAGGCTGGACAAACGGTGCAAGGGACTGGTTTTGGCCCCCTCATTAAAGATCCCCAAGGCATTCTGGATTTACCAGCAGGGTTTCAATATCGGGTTTTCTCCAAATTAGGGCAGCGGATGAGTGATGGGAATCCAGTTCCGTCTTTGCATGATGGGATGGCTGCCTTTCCCGGCCCCAACGGCACAACAATTTTAATCCGCAACCATGAAGTCTATCCCGGTCTCCCCTCTGCCTATCAAGCTGTCCTTGCCCCCAACCCCTTGAAGTATGACAGCCTCTGTCCGGGGGGAACCACAACCCTCGTTGTCAGCCCACAGCGGGAACTGGTCAAGGATTTTGTTTCTTTGGCCGGAACCTATCGTAATTGTGCTGGGGGAACTACACCTTGGGGGTCTTGGATTAGTTGCGAGGAAAATACCGCCACCCCAGCTACCCCTGGTCAACATGGGCCGGTTAACAAGCCCCACGGCTATAACTTTGAAGTCCCCATCAGTGCCACTGGCCCGGTGCAGCCAATCCCCCTGAAAGCGATGGGCCGGTTTCAGCATGAAGCGATTGCGGTGGATCCGAAAACCAACATTATTTATCAAACCGAGGATCGGGGCGATAGCTTGTTTTATCGGTTTATTCCTAAGCAGGTGGGGAATCTCCAGGCCGGGGGTGAATTACAAGCTCTACGGATCAAGGGTTATCCCAAAAGCAATACCCGGGATGGCTTTCCACAGCAGCGATTTTTTGAGGTGGATTGGGTGACAATTTCAGATCCGGATCCTCAGGTGGATTCGGTGCGTCATCAGGGATTTGACTTGGGGGCAGCTCAGTTTACCCGGGGTGAAGGAATTTGTTACAGCAATGGGGAAATCTTCTTTACGGCCACCAGTGGGGGGGACAAACGCCTCGGGCAAATTTGGCGCTATCGGCCGGGGGCAACTACAGATCAAGGGGGCAGTTTAGAACTCTTTGTGGAATCCCCTGGTAAAGATGTTCTGGATTACCCTGATAACCTGATTATGGCTCCCTTTGGGGATTTGATTGTCTGTGAAGACGGTCAGGACAGTACGAATCGGCTGGTGGGAATTACTCCCCAAGGTAAAATCTATCCCTTTGCCCACAATGCCCTAAATAGTCAAGAGCTGGCAGGTGTTTGCTTTTCTGCCGATGGTCAAACCATGTTTGTGAATATTTACCATCCCAGCATGACCTTAGCGATTTGGGGGCCGTGGTCGTCGCGAGGCTAG
- the scpB gene encoding SMC-Scp complex subunit ScpB → MASLKPSPFQASAPEESPSLAARLEAILYLKGQPLSLADLATHAQSDRDTVEVALMDLIADYSHRDTALEIVETESGYSLQLRPAFRELVQTLVPVDLGLAAQRTLALVALKGPLLQSELVEIRGSSTYQHIQDLLELGFISRRRPSQGRSYQVQVTERFYQYFQVDKLPDLDS, encoded by the coding sequence ATGGCCAGTCTGAAACCTTCTCCTTTTCAAGCATCTGCACCTGAAGAGTCCCCTTCCCTAGCGGCGCGTCTAGAAGCCATTTTGTATCTGAAGGGACAGCCCCTGAGCTTGGCTGATTTAGCGACCCATGCCCAATCGGATCGGGATACGGTGGAAGTCGCCTTGATGGATTTAATTGCCGACTACAGTCATCGGGATACGGCCTTAGAAATTGTTGAAACGGAATCTGGCTATAGTTTGCAGCTACGGCCCGCATTTCGGGAATTAGTCCAAACCTTAGTCCCGGTGGATTTGGGCTTGGCGGCCCAGCGGACGTTGGCCTTAGTTGCTTTGAAGGGGCCATTGTTGCAATCGGAGTTGGTGGAAATTCGCGGCTCCAGTACCTATCAACACATTCAAGACCTCCTGGAACTGGGGTTTATTAGTCGGCGGCGACCGTCCCAAGGGCGTTCCTATCAGGTACAAGTAACGGAGCGATTTTATCAGTATTTTCAAGTGGACAAACTCCCTGATTTAGACTCGTAA
- a CDS encoding DUF4079 domain-containing protein, producing MSFLIAKINLPSFLWLWRIAAWSMGGVLCCYLLLTISGLGLSYTRLQKIKRPNGLRFTHLIFGTGLVGLIFLLLIIGLMGTYGYYGSLGHSWHLLAGLIVVALGVGSAISALQIHPQRAWARPLHLSLNGLLLMALGIVAWTGWAVVQKYLPERWWL from the coding sequence ATGTCATTTCTAATTGCCAAAATCAATCTGCCTTCGTTTCTCTGGTTGTGGCGCATTGCGGCCTGGTCAATGGGTGGGGTTTTATGCTGTTATCTTCTATTGACGATTTCCGGCCTGGGGTTGAGTTATACGCGTTTACAAAAAATCAAGCGGCCGAATGGTCTGAGATTCACCCATTTAATCTTTGGCACAGGCCTGGTTGGGTTAATTTTCTTGTTACTGATCATCGGCTTGATGGGCACTTACGGGTACTACGGTTCTCTCGGCCATTCCTGGCATTTATTAGCGGGGTTAATTGTGGTTGCTCTGGGTGTGGGTTCGGCCATCAGCGCGCTACAAATTCATCCCCAACGGGCCTGGGCCAGACCTTTGCATTTAAGCTTGAATGGCTTACTTTTGATGGCTTTGGGAATCGTGGCCTGGACGGGGTGGGCGGTTGTGCAAAAATATCTCCCAGAACGTTGGTGGCTATAG